ACCAGCTATGAAGCGTTCGGTGTCTTACTCATCgaaagcagtagttctcaaactttgctgGGCATGAGAATCACTTGCATGTTTCTCAGCTCAACTCCTAGAGaattttgattcatttgcatattttaaaagttgactgTAATAATCACCTCTGGGTAAGAACTACTGCTCAAAAGATTATTACAGTAGTCTTTCAGAAACACTAGAGGGTTGGCcggtttaaaatataatttaaagaaaagatcGCTTTCCACTCTTCAGGTGGCTTAATAAAGGTTACTGCTGGTATTTTTCATACCATAATGACCATATTGGTAGCCCTTAACCTTGATACGCTGCTCACTAACAGAGTTGCACAGTTGGAAGGGTTCCTTCTCAGTGACACCATTCAGTCTTTCTTAGTGACTTCCGAATGTGGCCCCACATGTTCCCTTCTAATTCTGAGAACTGTCTTCCCAGTTCTGTCAAGTTCAGATGTGTCACCTGTGAGATGCCAGGAAACATGCATAAGGGAAATGACAGTTTTTTTATTCTTAACCATGAACATGACAGCTTTGTGAACCACTTAAGGCATAAGTTgaatactttgttttttataagTATCATTAAGGGAGATCTGACTTTCTAGAATATGATATCATGAGAGGTAGAAAAAGAGGTACCTAACCTGTGAAATGGAAATGAGGTTATCTGATCGAAGCATAGGTTGGCTGCCAGATTATGAGATTCAGAAAAACTAAAAGCTTAGATGtgccttaatatttattttgaaaaagaaatgttgtTTTTAGCTTTTGATTTTCTATGTGTTGTCACTTATAGGTGTAAAATACTAGACAGACATTTGGTGATACTGTCCAAGAAACATCTTGAGACCAAATTTTTGAAGCTGAATGTGGAAAAAGCACCTTTCCTTTGCGAGAGACTGCATATCAAAGTCATTCCCACGCTAGCACTGGTGAAAGATGGGAAAACACAAGATTTTGTTGTTGGATTTTCTGACCTAGGAAATACAGATGACTTCACCACAGAAACTTTAGAATGGAGGCTGGGTTGTTCTGATATTCTCAATTACAGGTAACTTTTAGTAAACTATCAATTTGTATTAATTCACATACCCAGTTGattttttagagaatttttttatgttaacatttattttatggaaCTAAGATCTTTAAGCTGAGATGTAGAAaaattttcacaaaggaaaagcaTATTTCTTAAAGTGTACATTAGCACGATCTTACAGCAAAATCAgagttataaataaaattgatcttGGATCTTGGAGTCCATCTAACTATAAAAGTTTTCAAACTAACAGAGCCTATGGAATCTAATTCTCTGTTAATCTGGAAACCCAAATGACACTCCAGAAGAATTGACTCCTTCCTGATTTAAACGAGTTTAATCAAATTGATAATGACTTACATGAAAAATCTAATGTTTGAAAGTAGATATTCCTGTATCACTTGTAGAATCTGATAAAACGTATAAAATCTCATCTCTATGCTTAGCTTAAATTACTTACTGTGGGAAACAGTCTCAGAAAACCATCTGTTGATAAAATCCAACTTCCATTTTCCGCTTATCTCTTTGTCCACTTCTCTAGACAAGTAATTTATCTAATTCCACAAATCAGAGCATATCATCTTATCTTTTGGGCCTGTTTTTGATTTGCAAAAATAACAGGTGAAATTTTCCAGTTATTCCAGTCAGAGTGCCTTTTGATAAGTAGAAACCTCTCTCATCTTTttacttcccttcctcctttatctCTGAATCTCTCCTCCACATGCATAAATCATTCCTACATTGTAGTGATTGATTTTGGAGttataggttttattttcttaatattaagtaaaatgttaatgttaaataaaattattttgaagtgaTTTCAAACTTTAAATAAGTTGGAAACTAGTACAAAGAAATCTTGAATTCTTGTATATCATTGACCTGTGTCCCtcaattttcaacattttatcttTGCTTTATCGTTCTCTTTCTAGATATATGTAAACTTTTTTTCAGAACCATTTGATTGGACGTTGTAGATATATTGTCTGTTTACTCCTAAATGTTTCTGTGTGCATTTCCTAAGAACAGGAACATtcttatataaccacagtacaatttattaaaacacaaaatacagTTTACAGAGCTTATTCAAATTCCACcattgtcccaataatgtcctcCATACTGGAAAAATGGGTTCTGTGTACTTACTATGTATTTTTAGTTTCCATTAACCTGTAGCAACTTGTTCCCCTCCTTTGTTTTTCAAtactttaacatttttgaagagtacaagCTAGTTATTTTATAGAGCATTTCCCAGTTTGTTTCAAAGTTAGATTCAGATTCTGCGTGTTTTCCACAGGTGTATTATGGAAGTGATGTTGTATTCTTTCTTCTCAGTGTACCATATCAGGAGATATATGATGGTTTGTCTCATTGCTGGTGGTGATGACTGTGCACTGGTTAACCAGTTGTCCACCAAGCCAACTGGTGATTTAAGGAAGAACTTCTCCAGACCCCACATTAACTTACTTCTTCATTTATCTGTATTAGAATGGGCTGTGGATTCTTTTATTCAGTGGGTTATAgtctgttgctgttattatttacTTTGAAGCTCAGATTGCCTCAAATTTGGCCAGTGAGAGCCTTTCATActggcttctgtgtccttttgacacaTCCCCATAattctttgagcactttcttTCTGGTGCACGTAAGGTCTTTTAGGGGGCCTCGTGTTATACTCTCCATAGGAACTGGCTTTTTCTCCGAGACGCCATGGTTCCTTTCAGTGGTGGATGATACTTCAGAACCAAGATCTAGCTGCTAGGAATATTTCCAGATATTTTCGAAATATTTTTCAGGCGTCATGAAAAGAGTTCCATACTAATTCTGGGTTAATGATAATGAATTCCATGAGTTTTGTTGATGTCTATAGAGATCTAAGCATTAAAAGATGTTAAATAGAATCAAACCAGTCATAACAGGCTATCAAAAATGGAGCATGGTTTTCCTGTGTCATTCTCAGGAAAGAATCTAATACAGATTCAGCATAcccaaaacagataaaaataactGATTTCCTTCTATGCTTTTTCAGTCAGAAATTTTGTTGGTGCATCCCGTGAAATGTTAATCAGTAATtaatgataagaaaataaaacgCTGATCTAAAGCATTTAGTAGTACATAGTAAGGTTTAAAACTTAACTATCAGTGTAAATAATACACCTCTTCCTTGACaccaacattttaaagaaaattttactctATTCCTTGTGTTACAGTGAGGATAGATTTTTGTGCAGTTTAGTATACCAGCTGTACTAAATCATACAGAAtaagtgtttttcaaatttgctttctttttagtGGAAATTTAACGGAGCCACCATTTCAGAGCCAAAAGAAATTTGGAACAAACTTcacaaaactggaaaagaaaattattcgAGGCAAGAAATATGATTCTGACTCTGATGATGATTAATTCTTTGTAAATCGTCTCCTGACTTCAGAATTAGATGTGTTTTCtaaattctgttgatttcagtaCATTCGTCTCCTAATGGTCACATTCTAGAGTTTTATGCAGTTGCATCACATTGAAAAACATCTGTGATATTTTCTGTGTGGAGCTCGTGTTTAAGTTGAGGAAAACTTCTGAGTTCTAAAATTATCTGAGTCGGGTCTGGATTCTCTATTTTTGAGATTGGTTTTATCACAATATGATTCTTACATTTTTATACCATTCACAATTGTGTTTTTAATCTACTGGATTGGAAATAGAAATTCAGCACACTATTCCAGGACTAATTCTTACCTAgcattatttactttataaagaGGTCAAGTAACATTTACTGGTGTAACAGACTGCACTTGTAAATGATTAGAAACACTCTTTACTTCTGGAATATAAGTAACTTAAAGAACTGTATTTATTCTGTATGCCGCATGGTGTTGTTGAGTCAACTGATGGCAACAGAAAGCTTTTTCAGGTTGTGAACATACTGCCTTATTTAAAGGGTCTTGATTGCTTATATTTTAAGACATGTATTAAACAAATCAAGAAGCACTTTCGAAATAGCAACATGAGGAGACGTACAGACCCCTCAGTGAAACAATCATaactggtaaatatttttttagaaattaaagtcTCTGGAAATTGTCATAAGAGCACACAGCAAACAGAAACATTTATCCAAGAAAATACTCAATCCTGGTAAGAATAGTGAGTCTCTGTGGTATTTGAACCATGAGCCTGCACCCTTCCTCCCCTCATCTCCCAGTCTTGGCCTACAGTTTATCCCTAGGAGGAGCAGACTGCTAGCATCTCTCATTCCCCCAAGGTCTGTGTTGCAGAAGCTCTGTTGCAAGCAGCAGTAGCAAAGAGGTCTGAGCCTGCCTTCCTCCACCCAGTCCCCACTTGTAGCACAGAATATCTACCCCAGCAATACTGTTTTCTAATCACTGTTGCCCTGGCGTACTCATAAACTAGAGCAATAGTGATTAGGGTGGAGGTTCCATGGAAGGAGAGGCAAGCAGAGAAGATCAGGGGCTACCACCCACTGCTTTACTTACAGACTACTAGCAAAGCCAGCTACTCTCCCCATCCCCAGTGCTGGGGGAGTAGCACAGAGGTTCTGCCCAGTGGGAGAAGCAGGCTGTAAAAACAGCTTCCATAGCATTCCCTAAAGGGACTGACTTTATTTAGAACAGAGAAAAGTTGAAGCATAAGGATGCTGCTGCAGACAAAGGAGATTTCAGGTGGGGTTGGGGGTGAAGTAAGAGGAGCCTGGGATCTCCAGGTTAGCAAAACAAGCAGAAAGGAAGgccagtgagaatttcaacagagaaTGAAAGTGGAAGTTCAGAGTAGCCCTACAGTTGGAACAAACCTCAACAACTACAAAAACCTAAATTCAATTAGATTGAACTGTGTGGCAATTTATGTCCCAGGACATTGTCAAATAATAGAGAGGTCCACCAGCA
The sequence above is drawn from the Tursiops truncatus isolate mTurTru1 chromosome 14, mTurTru1.mat.Y, whole genome shotgun sequence genome and encodes:
- the TXNDC9 gene encoding thioredoxin domain-containing protein 9 encodes the protein MEANASVEMFSKVLENQLLQTTKQVEEHLDSEIQKLDQMDEDELEHLKEKRLKALRRAQQQKQEWLSKGHGEYREIPSERDFFQEVKESKKVVCHFYRDSTLRCKILDRHLVILSKKHLETKFLKLNVEKAPFLCERLHIKVIPTLALVKDGKTQDFVVGFSDLGNTDDFTTETLEWRLGCSDILNYSGNLTEPPFQSQKKFGTNFTKLEKKIIRGKKYDSDSDDD